The following DNA comes from Mycolicibacterium aromaticivorans JS19b1 = JCM 16368.
GGGACTGGACCGAGACGTCGAGGGATGCCGTCGCCTCGTCGAGGATGACCAGTTCCGGTTCGGCCGCGAGCGCCCGGGCGATACTGACCCGCTGCCGCTGGCCCCCGGATAGCTCATGCGGATAGCGCGACGCGAACTCTCCCGGTAGGCCGACCAGCTCCAGCAGTTCGGCCACCCGCTCGGCGCGGGCGTGTTTGCCGCGCCGAATGCCATGCACGGCAAGGGGTTCGGCGATCGCCGAGCCGATGCGGGCGCGTCCGTCGAGCGCCGCGAACGGGTCCTGCAGCACCAGGCTGATCCGGCGGCGGAGCGACTTCTCGTCGGTCCCGCGCACCCTGAGAATGTCTACTCCGTCCAGCGTCGCCGTGCCCGAGGTGGGGGTGACCAGTCCGGTCAACGCCCCGGCCACCGTCGACTTGCCGGACCCGGATTCGCCGACCAGGCCCAGGGTGGTGCCGCGCCGGATCTGGAACGAGACGTCCTCGACGGCCGTGATCTCGCCGAATCCCACGTGGAGTTTGTCGACGTCCAGCAGGACGGCGGCATCGGCGGGCGCCGGCGGCGGCCCACCGGCACCGATCACCGGTCGCGCGTCGAGCAGTTCACGGGTGTAGGCATGGCTTGGTGAGTCGAAGATGCCCAGGATCGGCGCCTGTTCCACCGACACCCCGTCCTGCAGCACCGCGACGGTATCGGCGACCTGCCCGACGAGGCCCAGATCGTGGCTGATCCATACCACCGCGGCGCCGAAATCGCGTTGCAAATCCTTGATCAGGGTGACGATCTGCGCCTGTGTAGTCACGTCCAGGGCGGTGGTTGGCTCGTCGGCGACCAGGAGTTCGGGGTCGCAGGCCAGCGCGATCGCCACCATGACTCGCTGCCGCTGACCGCCCGAGAGCTGATGCGGGTAACTGTCCAGGCGACGGTCCGCCTCGGGAAGCCCGACGGCTTCCAGCAGCTCGAGCGCACGCTGCCGGGCGCTGCGCCGGGTCAGGTTCTTGTGTGCTTGAAGGGATTCGGTGATCTGACGCTCCAGCGTCAGCAGCGGATTGAGTGACGTTCCGGGGTCCTGGAACACGAAGCCGATACGGCCGCCGTGCACGCTGCGCAGAACTCGAGGTTTCGCACCCACCAGCTGGGTCGCGTGCGAATCATCGCTGGCCGCAAGCTGACTCGAGCCGGTCGTAACCGCGCCCGGGGTGTCGAGCAAACCGGTGGCCGCCAGTGCGGTCATCGTTTTACCGGAGCCGGATTCGCCGACAATCCCCAACGTCTGCTCGGGCTCGACGTCGAATGAGATGCCCCGCACGATCTCCCGGCGGCCGAGTCGCACCCGCAGATCGCGCACACTGAGCACGGGAGTCATGAGCCCCGCCCGGCTTCGGTTGACGTGCGCTGCTTGGGATCCAGGACATCGCGGAGCCCGTCGCCCAGCAGGTTGAACGCCAGCACGATCACGAAGATCGCCGCGCCGGGGAACACCGCCACCCACCATGCCAGCGTGACGAACCCCTGCGAGTCGAAGATCATCCGGCCCAGGCATGGCTGCGGCGGTTGCAGTCCGAGCCCGAGAAACGACAGGGCAGCCTCGGAGAGGATCGCGAACGCCAGCGACAGCGACGTCTGCACGATCAGCGGCCCGGCGATGTTGGGAAGTATGTGGCGAGCCAGGATGTAGCGGTGCGGGCTGCCCATCGAACGTGACACCGCCACATACGGTTCGACTCGCACGCCCAGGGTGCTGGCCCGGGCAACCCGGGCGAAGATCGGCGTATAGACAACGCCGATGGCCAGCACGGTCGTGGTCAGCCCCGGACCGAGGACGGCGACGATGGCCAAGGCCAGCAACAGAACCGGGAACGCGAACATCACGTCGACGCATCTCATCAACACCGTGTCCGCCCAGCCGCCCCGGTAGCCGGCGAGCAAGCCGACACCCACGCCGACGACGAGAGCGAATGCGACGCTGACGACCGCGACCTCCAGTGACGCCCGGGTCGCGACCAGCACCCGGGAGGCGATGTCGCGGCCGAGTTCGTCGGTGCCGAACCAGTGTGCGCCGCCAGGAGCCTGCAGAGCATTCGGCACATCGACATCGTTGACACCCGACGGAGCAAGCCACGGTGCACCGAGTGCCGCGACCATGATGGCCAGCAGCAGTATCGCACTGACCAAGGCAACCGGATTGCCAAGCAGCAAGCGCCAATTCGATACTCTCATGACAGCCGGATCCGTGGATCGACCACCGCGTACAGCACGTCGACGATCAGGTTGATCAGCAGGAACAGCGCGGCGATCAGCAGCACCGCACCCTGGATCACCGGATAGTCGCGGGCGGCTACCGCGTTGAAGGTCAGCCGCCCCAACCCCGGCCACGCGAAGACCACCTCGACGACGATCACCCCGCCGAGGATGGTCGCCAGCTGGATACCGGTGATGGTCAGCACCGGAACCAGCGCGTTGCGCACGATGTGCCGTGACGTGATCACCATAGGTGCAAGTCCCTTGGACCGGGCGGTGCGCACGTAGCCGGCCTCGGCGACTTCCAGCACCGCGGACCGGACATATCGGGTCATGATCGCTCCGGCCACCAATCCGACCGTGAGGCCGGGCAATACGATGTGTCGCAGCCACCCGCCAGGGTCCTGCAACAGCGGCCGGTACCCGGATGTGGGCAACCAGCCCAGTGTCGAGGCGAATAGGCCGATCAGCAGGATCGCCATCCAGAAGTCTGGGATCGAGACACCGAATTGGCTTGCCACGCGGACGATTCCGTCACCTGGTCGGCCGCGGTGCAGAGCCGAATAGATGCCCGCGGGCAGCGCGATCAGGAGAGCGATCACGATGCCGACCAGCGCAAGGGACATTGTGGCGGGCAGCCGCTCGAGCAGTGTTGCGGTCACCGGTTCGCCGTTGCGGAAGCTGACCCCGAGATCACCTGTCAGCGCCGCGCCGGCGTAGGAGAAGAACTGTGCGACCAGCGGGCGATCGAGACCGCTGGCCGACCGCAGGGCTTGGTAGGCCTCCGGTGTGTACCGGGTGCCCAATGCGATGCGCACCGGGTCGCCGGGCACCAGGTGCAGCAGCGCGAACACCACGACAAGCACACCGAACATCACCACAGCCGAATACAGCAGCCGGCGCAGAAGGAACGCGATCACGCCGCACCACCTCTCGTCAGGTGGGCTGAGCGAAACCTCACGGCCCCGTCGCGTCGGGCGTCATATCCGGCCAGGCTGGTCGACCACGCCTGAATGACCGAGGGGTTGTAGAGGTAGATATAACTGGCCTTGTCGGCGATGATCGTCGCGGCCCGGGCGTACTCGTCGTGGCGACGCGCACGGTCGGTCTCCTCGCGCGCGGCGTCCAGCAGTCGGTCGACAACCGGGTCGGAGAATTTCTGCGCGTTGCTCGAGCCGCCGGTGTGGTGCTGGGCGTAGTAGAAGTCGTCGGGATCGATGTTGCCGAGCCACCCCATCATCAGCATGTCGAAGTGGCCGCTGTTCTGTTCGTCGAGCCAGGTCGCGAAGTCGACGGTGCGAATGCTGACGTCGATG
Coding sequences within:
- a CDS encoding dipeptide ABC transporter ATP-binding protein; translated protein: MTPVLSVRDLRVRLGRREIVRGISFDVEPEQTLGIVGESGSGKTMTALAATGLLDTPGAVTTGSSQLAASDDSHATQLVGAKPRVLRSVHGGRIGFVFQDPGTSLNPLLTLERQITESLQAHKNLTRRSARQRALELLEAVGLPEADRRLDSYPHQLSGGQRQRVMVAIALACDPELLVADEPTTALDVTTQAQIVTLIKDLQRDFGAAVVWISHDLGLVGQVADTVAVLQDGVSVEQAPILGIFDSPSHAYTRELLDARPVIGAGGPPPAPADAAVLLDVDKLHVGFGEITAVEDVSFQIRRGTTLGLVGESGSGKSTVAGALTGLVTPTSGTATLDGVDILRVRGTDEKSLRRRISLVLQDPFAALDGRARIGSAIAEPLAVHGIRRGKHARAERVAELLELVGLPGEFASRYPHELSGGQRQRVSIARALAAEPELVILDEATASLDVSVQSRVLDLLADLQRDLGLTYLFISHDLAVVERMSHDVLVLRGGSTVEYRPAADLLAAPEQEYTRALLAAVPPARPRAG
- a CDS encoding ABC transporter permease encodes the protein MRVSNWRLLLGNPVALVSAILLLAIMVAALGAPWLAPSGVNDVDVPNALQAPGGAHWFGTDELGRDIASRVLVATRASLEVAVVSVAFALVVGVGVGLLAGYRGGWADTVLMRCVDVMFAFPVLLLALAIVAVLGPGLTTTVLAIGVVYTPIFARVARASTLGVRVEPYVAVSRSMGSPHRYILARHILPNIAGPLIVQTSLSLAFAILSEAALSFLGLGLQPPQPCLGRMIFDSQGFVTLAWWVAVFPGAAIFVIVLAFNLLGDGLRDVLDPKQRTSTEAGRGS
- a CDS encoding ABC transporter permease, with the translated sequence MAFLLRRLLYSAVVMFGVLVVVFALLHLVPGDPVRIALGTRYTPEAYQALRSASGLDRPLVAQFFSYAGAALTGDLGVSFRNGEPVTATLLERLPATMSLALVGIVIALLIALPAGIYSALHRGRPGDGIVRVASQFGVSIPDFWMAILLIGLFASTLGWLPTSGYRPLLQDPGGWLRHIVLPGLTVGLVAGAIMTRYVRSAVLEVAEAGYVRTARSKGLAPMVITSRHIVRNALVPVLTITGIQLATILGGVIVVEVVFAWPGLGRLTFNAVAARDYPVIQGAVLLIAALFLLINLIVDVLYAVVDPRIRLS